ACAATGCCGTGGAGGCGTTTCAATCGCTACAGGACCGCATCGTGCATGTGCACGCCAAAGATGCGACCGGCAATCCGGAAAACATTATTTTTCCGCCACTGGGACAGGGCGAAATCGATTTCGACAGGTTGTTCGGTGCAATGGGGAGTGCCGGGTACGGCGGGTATATTGCGATGGAGTATGAGGCTTTCGCGTGGGACTTTCCCAAAGAGCCTCAACAGGTGCTTCCTCAGGAAAAGGCGTTTCTTGACGAACTTGTCACCGCACACTGGCGCTGATTCGGCTGTGTTCCCCGGATGCTCCGGTATTCGGGGCGGCTTGGCTCCTACGTTGCATTGAATGCAGACTCGGGCATCTGCAGGACGAGTCGTCCCAGAACCTCCCCGGCTCGCAGTTTCGACAGTGCTTCATTTATCTGTTCGAAGGGAAGCTGATCGGTGACGATCGACTGAGTTTTACCTTCTGCAACCAGTCGTACCGTGTTCATCAGGTCCTGCTTACGACCGCAGCGAGTTCCGATGATCTGCAATTCGTTTTGGGCGATCCGTTTCCCGCTGAGAGCGTAGTCTTCGGGGGTGTAGCCGACAATTACGATTCGTCCGCCGTTGCGTAACGATTCGACGCCGCCGGCGATGGTTAACTCTTTGCCGACAACATCGATCACGCAGTCGACACCGCCTCCATCTGTCATCCGCCGAATCTCATGGACGACATCCTGTCGAGAGGAATTGATGGCTGCACCGGCTCCCAGTTCGAGAGCTCGTTCTGTTTTGGTGTCAGTCACATCGACCGCAATGACCTGGGCGCCGGCGAGCTTTGCGAACTGAATCGCGTATGATCCGACACCGCCGACTCCGATGATGGCGACCGTCTCCCCGGATTTCAGTTCTGACCGCTCCACTGCATGCAGAGCCGTGATACCGGCATCGCACAGCACGGCCGCGTCGGAAAAGGAAATTGATTCGGGGAACGAGACAACCTGTCGGGCCGGTAATTTTAGAAATTCCGCGTGACCGCCAGGGATGCCGCGGACCCCTACGATCCCTGTCATGTTGGGACACAATTGCTCACGGTTCGACCGGCAAAGAAAACAGTCACCACATGTAGCGAAATTGTATGTGATCACCCGGTCACCCGGGCTGAAGTCCGTCACGTCTTGACCGACTTCGTGGACGATGCCTGCTGACTCGTGCCCGGTCGTAAAAGGAAGATCCGGTCGGTAACCGAATCCTTCGATCAGTTTCAAATCGGTTCCGTCGATACCGGCCGCTCTGACTCGGATGAGAACTTCGTCCGCATCGGGTTGAGGTGTTTCGACCTCTTCGATTGAGAGAGACTGTCCGAATTTGCGTAAGATGGCTGCCTTCATGTGGTGATGGTCGATCTGCGGGAAACGAAAGTCGGAGATGCATGCCGGACAGCGACGATGCTGAGACTCTGGCAGTTGCAGGCCACCGACAGTGTACTGATTTTAGAATTTTATCATGCTGCTGAGGTCCTGACTATTCCCATAGTTTGTCTGTGACTCCCCGCATTAGTTTCCGATAAGGGGATGGTTGATGTGTTGGAGTACGTAACGGGATTCACCGGTAGTCTGACCATGTCATCTGGTGTCTGTTCCGGATTGAGAAGAATGCATTGAGGATGTGCAGAGTCTACCGTGTCGGCCGGATACCGATGATGTAATTCCGGTCGGACGCCTGTGCCTGCCACGATTTACGAAGATCGATCGGACACCGTCTGATGTGAGTGAAGGAGAGAGATGAATCGATACCCGCTGAATTATCTGCAGGAGGTGACGGCGAGGGTTTTTAACGCCTGCGGAACACTGGCCACCTTCATACGTGACTCTCGCTGATCACAACAGACGCGTCACTCTGAGAGTAAACCCCGACAAGGGCTCACGCCATCGTGAACCGCCCGCTGCTTCGTCA
This portion of the Fuerstiella sp. genome encodes:
- a CDS encoding zinc-binding dehydrogenase — translated: MKAAILRKFGQSLSIEEVETPQPDADEVLIRVRAAGIDGTDLKLIEGFGYRPDLPFTTGHESAGIVHEVGQDVTDFSPGDRVITYNFATCGDCFLCRSNREQLCPNMTGIVGVRGIPGGHAEFLKLPARQVVSFPESISFSDAAVLCDAGITALHAVERSELKSGETVAIIGVGGVGSYAIQFAKLAGAQVIAVDVTDTKTERALELGAGAAINSSRQDVVHEIRRMTDGGGVDCVIDVVGKELTIAGGVESLRNGGRIVIVGYTPEDYALSGKRIAQNELQIIGTRCGRKQDLMNTVRLVAEGKTQSIVTDQLPFEQINEALSKLRAGEVLGRLVLQMPESAFNAT